A genomic window from Algoriphagus sp. Y33 includes:
- a CDS encoding YqgE/AlgH family protein gives MSKDEQRNPKAGDLLISEPFLQDENFVRSVVLLCEHSEEGSFGLIINKPSILKLGELVEALDFLDKDVFVGGPVEQNTLHFIYIGEMALEGSISLGKNIWWGGHYDSLVEKLKLGLINPDSVRFFLGYSGWGSEQLEDELSDEIWIVCSENIDEQTFNLTPEELWKNLLKNMGGEFKVIANYPLDPRLN, from the coding sequence ATGAGTAAAGATGAACAACGTAATCCTAAAGCCGGTGATCTTCTGATTTCCGAGCCATTTCTTCAGGACGAAAATTTCGTTCGTTCTGTGGTTTTGCTTTGTGAGCATTCAGAAGAAGGAAGCTTTGGTCTAATAATAAACAAACCCTCAATTCTTAAATTGGGTGAGCTAGTTGAAGCATTAGACTTTTTGGACAAGGATGTATTTGTCGGTGGGCCAGTGGAGCAAAACACCTTGCACTTTATATACATTGGAGAAATGGCATTGGAGGGCAGTATTTCATTGGGAAAGAATATATGGTGGGGTGGACATTATGATTCCTTGGTGGAGAAGTTAAAGCTTGGATTGATTAACCCTGATTCAGTACGATTCTTTTTAGGTTATAGCGGTTGGGGTTCAGAGCAATTGGAGGATGAGCTGTCTGATGAAATTTGGATTGTTTGTAGTGAAAATATCGATGAGCAAACCTTCAATTTGACACCCGAAGAGCTCTGGAAAAACTTACTTAAGAATATGGGTGGAGAGTTTAAGGTGATAGCAAATTATCCGCTAGATCCAAGATTAAATTAG
- the pdxH gene encoding pyridoxamine 5'-phosphate oxidase, which yields MDISAIRKDYSIKSLDISDVNINPIVQFESWFKEAINAEVLEVNAMTVATLGLDGTPNARILLLKGVDTGFVFFTNYQSQKGKELAKHNSASLTFFWPELERQVRVRGKVEKVTVEESDAYFFSRPLGSQIGAWVSPQSETIGSREEINTNKVDVEKQFEGKAISRPPHWGGYRLLPSTIEFWQGRPSRLHDRIKYEFQDGKWIITRLAP from the coding sequence ATGGACATCTCAGCAATACGTAAAGACTATTCTATCAAATCGCTGGATATCAGCGATGTAAACATTAATCCAATAGTGCAATTTGAGTCGTGGTTTAAGGAAGCTATAAATGCTGAAGTCCTGGAGGTCAACGCCATGACAGTTGCTACTTTAGGGCTTGATGGCACACCCAATGCAAGAATCTTACTGTTGAAAGGTGTAGATACGGGATTTGTGTTTTTCACCAATTATCAAAGTCAAAAAGGCAAAGAATTGGCAAAGCATAATTCCGCTTCATTGACTTTCTTTTGGCCAGAACTGGAGCGCCAAGTACGGGTACGTGGAAAGGTAGAAAAAGTGACAGTGGAAGAATCTGATGCTTATTTTTTCTCCCGTCCCCTAGGTTCTCAAATTGGAGCGTGGGTATCCCCACAAAGTGAAACTATAGGTTCTAGGGAAGAAATAAACACCAATAAAGTCGATGTAGAAAAGCAATTTGAAGGAAAAGCTATAAGTCGCCCTCCTCATTGGGGGGGATACCGATTGCTGCCCTCAACCATTGAGTTCTGGCAAGGCAGGCCAAGCAGGCTCCATGATAGAATCAAATACGAATTTCAGGATGGCAAATGGATTATCACCAGACTTGCTCCTTGA
- the bshB1 gene encoding bacillithiol biosynthesis deacetylase BshB1 produces the protein MKLDILVFAAHPDDAELGCSGTIAAHVALGHKVGVVDFTQGEMGTRGTPELRLREAETSGKILNLSVRENLGFKDVYFQNDEDHQLKLIELIRKYRPEIVLANAVSDRHPDHGKGSGLATTACFMSGLRKIETQIDGVQQEAWRPKYVYHYIQNNYIEPDFVMDITPYWQTKIDSILAFQSQFYDPSSEEPVSFISDPEFLPFIEARAREFGHKILTKYGEGFTVERMIGTDNLFGLK, from the coding sequence ATGAAACTGGATATATTGGTATTTGCCGCACACCCCGATGATGCAGAGCTTGGATGTTCCGGAACTATCGCCGCTCATGTGGCACTAGGACACAAAGTAGGGGTAGTGGATTTTACACAAGGAGAAATGGGAACCCGTGGAACGCCGGAATTACGCCTGCGGGAAGCGGAAACTTCCGGCAAAATTCTGAATCTTTCTGTTAGAGAGAACTTGGGGTTCAAGGATGTGTATTTTCAAAATGATGAAGACCATCAGTTGAAACTGATCGAACTGATCAGAAAATACAGGCCTGAGATTGTTTTGGCCAATGCAGTATCAGATAGGCATCCTGATCATGGCAAGGGATCCGGCTTGGCTACCACGGCTTGTTTTATGAGTGGACTCCGTAAGATTGAAACTCAAATTGACGGTGTACAGCAAGAAGCCTGGAGACCTAAATATGTCTATCACTATATTCAAAACAATTACATTGAGCCTGATTTTGTCATGGATATCACTCCTTACTGGCAAACGAAAATCGACAGCATTTTGGCATTTCAGTCCCAGTTTTACGATCCGTCAAGCGAAGAACCTGTAAGTTTTATCTCAGATCCCGAATTTCTTCCTTTTATTGAAGCTCGTGCCAGGGAATTTGGCCATAAAATACTTACGAAATATGGAGAGGGGTTTACCGTGGAGCGAATGATAGGGACTGATAATCTTTTCGGGTTAAAGTAG
- a CDS encoding M23 family metallopeptidase has protein sequence MRYSILFLVFCINLSIGTLSVNAQIFPKIIKKNNTTQPSEVGHERRNIELRTFDQDSYLRTLSSVTDSIIFENNVNLGRVRSIISEDQNIIIWAPTNQLVKISEQIQIDSIWVTAFEYYSSWDSNKIDIYNFDPKTFTDTVNIRLYDEFFGYNWKMPLAKTPITSSYGYRWRRWHYGTDLDLDTGDSVYSGFDGIVRIKSYDRYGYGYYIVIRHKNGLETLYGHLSRQLVEVGQEVKAGDLIAKGGNTGRSTGSHLHYELRYRGLAFDAEKVYDFPEYKIRSQNYLITPGLFGNTAQAKANVPARTNAYHKVKKGDNLGSIARKYGVSVSSLTRLNGISTRTILRIGQNLRIR, from the coding sequence ATGAGGTATTCGATCCTATTTTTAGTCTTTTGTATAAATTTGAGCATTGGCACTTTAAGTGTCAATGCTCAAATTTTTCCTAAGATTATCAAGAAAAACAACACGACCCAACCCTCTGAAGTAGGCCATGAGAGGAGAAATATCGAGCTAAGGACATTCGATCAAGACTCTTATCTTCGGACATTATCTTCGGTTACTGATTCCATTATTTTTGAAAATAATGTGAATTTAGGTCGAGTTCGTTCTATCATAAGCGAGGATCAGAATATTATCATTTGGGCTCCAACGAATCAGCTTGTCAAAATATCTGAGCAGATTCAAATAGACAGTATTTGGGTCACAGCATTTGAGTATTATTCATCTTGGGATTCAAATAAAATTGACATTTACAACTTTGACCCAAAGACCTTTACTGACACGGTAAATATCCGTCTTTACGATGAATTTTTTGGTTACAATTGGAAAATGCCTTTAGCGAAAACTCCCATAACATCTTCATATGGATACAGATGGAGGCGCTGGCACTATGGAACCGACTTAGATCTGGATACGGGAGATTCCGTGTACAGCGGATTTGATGGAATAGTGCGTATTAAATCTTATGACAGGTACGGATATGGCTATTACATTGTAATTAGGCATAAAAATGGCCTGGAAACACTTTATGGTCATCTATCCAGACAGCTTGTAGAAGTAGGACAGGAAGTAAAAGCGGGGGATTTGATAGCTAAAGGAGGAAACACAGGTAGAAGTACAGGATCACATCTTCACTACGAGCTTCGCTACCGAGGCTTGGCATTTGATGCGGAGAAAGTATATGATTTTCCGGAATATAAAATCCGGAGCCAAAATTATTTAATCACTCCTGGCCTTTTTGGTAATACTGCTCAGGCAAAAGCAAATGTTCCTGCAAGAACAAATGCCTATCATAAAGTGAAAAAAGGAGATAATCTGGGATCTATTGCACGTAAATATGGAGTTTCGGTCAGTTCACTTACCCGATTAAATGGAATTTCAACGCGTACAATATTGCGCATAGGACAGAATTTACGAATACGATGA
- the trxB gene encoding thioredoxin-disulfide reductase, which yields MKPEIEKVKVLIIGSGPAGYTAAIYASRAGLSPVLYTGGQPGGQLTITNDVENYPGYPNGVAGPEMMEDFRKQAERFGAQVRYGLATSVDFSTKPHTVIIDEQVTINADTVLISTGASAKWLGLESESRLNGKGVSACAVCDGFFFRGQEVAVVGAGDTACEEASYLSNICSKVYMIVRKDEMRASQIMQKRVMNNPKIEILWNTETDEILGKDEVNGVRIFNNKTGEKSEIAISGFFVAIGHQPNTAIFKDFIHMDEAGYIKTIPGSTKTNVEGVFACGDAQDNIYRQAVTAAGTGCMAALDAERYLAEFEND from the coding sequence ATGAAACCAGAAATTGAAAAAGTAAAAGTCTTGATCATCGGATCAGGACCGGCAGGTTATACCGCTGCTATATACGCTTCCAGAGCAGGGCTTTCTCCTGTATTATATACTGGCGGACAGCCGGGTGGTCAGCTGACCATCACAAATGATGTGGAAAATTATCCTGGGTACCCGAATGGTGTGGCAGGTCCTGAGATGATGGAGGACTTTAGAAAACAGGCAGAACGCTTTGGTGCTCAAGTGAGGTATGGATTAGCCACAAGTGTAGACTTCTCTACTAAGCCGCATACGGTGATTATCGATGAGCAAGTCACTATTAATGCAGATACAGTTTTGATTTCGACGGGAGCCTCTGCCAAATGGCTGGGACTAGAAAGTGAAAGCAGGCTGAACGGAAAAGGTGTTTCTGCCTGTGCGGTATGTGATGGGTTCTTTTTCAGAGGACAGGAAGTTGCAGTAGTAGGTGCAGGGGATACGGCATGCGAGGAAGCTTCGTATCTATCCAATATATGTAGCAAAGTTTATATGATTGTTCGTAAAGATGAGATGCGTGCTTCTCAGATTATGCAAAAACGTGTCATGAACAATCCTAAAATAGAAATTCTCTGGAACACAGAGACTGATGAGATCTTGGGTAAGGACGAAGTAAATGGTGTAAGAATCTTTAATAATAAAACAGGAGAAAAATCAGAAATTGCTATTTCTGGCTTCTTTGTTGCTATTGGTCATCAACCAAACACCGCCATATTCAAGGATTTTATTCACATGGATGAGGCCGGTTATATCAAAACTATCCCAGGAAGTACTAAAACCAACGTTGAGGGTGTTTTTGCTTGTGGAGATGCGCAGGACAACATCTACCGACAAGCAGTCACTGCGGCGGGTACTGGCTGTATGGCTGCACTGGATGCTGAACGGTATTTGGCTGAGTTCGAGAATGATTAA
- a CDS encoding RNA polymerase sigma factor RpoD/SigA encodes MRQLKISKQITNRESQSLDKYLQEIGKVDLLTADEEVVLAKRIREGDQLALEKLTKANLRFVVSVAKQYQNQGLSLGDLINEGNLGLIKAAQRFDETRGFKFISYAVWWIRQSILQALAEQSRIVRLPLNRVGSLNKISKTFSELEQKFEREPSPEELAEVLEVTANEVVDTMKISGRHVSMDAPFVQGEENSLLDVLENDGDEKPDDGLMNDSLRKEVQRALSTLTQREADVITLYFGLNGEHAMTLEEIGEKFNLTRERVRQIKEKAIRRLRHTSRSKTLKPYLG; translated from the coding sequence ATGAGGCAGCTAAAGATTAGCAAACAGATTACCAACAGAGAAAGTCAATCCCTGGATAAATATCTTCAAGAGATTGGAAAAGTTGACCTGTTGACAGCAGATGAAGAGGTAGTTCTGGCCAAGCGAATTAGAGAAGGTGACCAATTGGCACTCGAAAAACTGACCAAGGCCAACCTTCGATTTGTAGTATCAGTTGCCAAGCAGTATCAGAACCAAGGACTTTCTTTGGGGGATTTGATCAATGAGGGCAACCTTGGTTTGATCAAGGCTGCACAGCGATTTGATGAAACCCGTGGATTTAAATTCATCTCCTATGCCGTATGGTGGATTAGACAATCTATCCTACAGGCACTTGCGGAGCAGTCAAGAATTGTGCGTCTTCCATTGAACAGAGTAGGTTCATTGAATAAGATCAGCAAGACATTCAGCGAGCTTGAGCAGAAGTTTGAACGTGAGCCATCCCCTGAAGAACTAGCAGAGGTGCTTGAGGTAACTGCCAATGAAGTAGTGGATACTATGAAGATCTCCGGCCGTCACGTATCTATGGATGCACCATTTGTGCAAGGTGAGGAAAACAGCCTTTTGGATGTATTGGAAAATGACGGGGACGAAAAGCCTGACGATGGCTTGATGAATGATTCCCTTCGTAAAGAAGTTCAACGTGCACTTTCTACTTTGACCCAGAGAGAAGCTGATGTAATCACGCTTTATTTTGGTCTTAATGGAGAACATGCGATGACTTTGGAAGAAATCGGAGAAAAATTCAATCTTACCAGAGAGCGGGTACGACAAATAAAAGAGAAGGCAATCCGTCGACTGAGACATACTTCCCGTAGTAAGACGCTAAAACCTTACCTCGGATAA
- the pnp gene encoding polyribonucleotide nucleotidyltransferase yields the protein MLPNLITKTITLEDGREIIIETGALAKQADGSVVVKMGKAMLLATAMSKKEAGEGVDFLPMSVDYQEKFASSGKIPGGFLKREGRLSDYEILISRIVDRAIRPIFPDDYHADTQIAITLISGDEDVLPDALAGLAASAALAVSDIPFNGPISEVRVAKIDGKLKINPTPSELEKASLEFIVAGSLEFILMVEGEANEIQEEEMLEAMQYAHEEIKRHCQAQIELTKLVGKEVKREYNHEKSDPALFDKMRADVYDKLYASVSKQIANKSERSALIKEIKEEFVASLGEEHEFEASLIGPYFSKIHKEAARNLTLNEKKRLDGRKLDEVRPIWSVVDYLPSAHGSAVFTRGETQSLTTCTLGTKMDEMMVDGATISGFNKFYLHYNFPGFSTGEVKINRGPGRREVGHGNLAMRALKKVLPPADQNPYTIRIVSDILESNGSSSMATVCAGSLALMDAGIPIKSAVTGIAMGMISDATTGKYSILSDILGDEDHLGDMDFKVTGTAKGITACQMDLKVEGLDYSVLKEALLQAKDGRLHILDEITKTLAAPKAELKPHTPRSFIMMIPKELIGAVIGPGGKVIQEIQKDTGATIVIEEIDNQGKINIFSANQDKLNAALSRIKSIVAQPEIGEVYTGKVKNIQPFGAFVEFMPGKDGLLHISEIKHERVETMDGVLEPGEEIQVKLIDVDKKTGKFKLSRKALLPKPEKQAPSA from the coding sequence ATGTTACCGAACTTAATCACCAAGACCATCACCCTGGAAGATGGCAGAGAAATTATAATAGAAACCGGTGCATTGGCTAAGCAGGCTGATGGCTCAGTAGTAGTGAAGATGGGAAAGGCTATGCTTTTGGCTACAGCAATGTCCAAGAAGGAAGCTGGGGAAGGGGTGGATTTTTTACCTATGTCTGTTGACTACCAAGAGAAATTTGCTTCCTCAGGGAAAATTCCCGGAGGATTTTTGAAGAGGGAAGGAAGACTTTCCGATTATGAGATATTGATTAGCCGAATTGTGGATAGAGCTATTCGGCCTATTTTTCCGGACGATTATCATGCAGATACCCAGATCGCCATTACATTAATAAGTGGAGACGAGGATGTGCTTCCTGATGCATTGGCCGGTCTTGCTGCTTCAGCAGCTTTGGCTGTTTCTGATATCCCGTTCAATGGCCCTATCTCTGAGGTTCGTGTAGCGAAAATCGATGGCAAATTGAAAATCAATCCGACTCCAAGTGAGTTGGAAAAAGCTTCTTTGGAATTTATAGTTGCGGGTTCGCTGGAATTTATCTTAATGGTAGAAGGCGAAGCAAATGAGATTCAAGAAGAGGAGATGCTGGAAGCAATGCAATATGCTCATGAGGAAATCAAGAGACATTGCCAAGCCCAAATCGAGTTGACCAAACTTGTAGGCAAAGAAGTAAAAAGAGAATACAATCACGAGAAGTCTGATCCGGCACTTTTCGATAAGATGAGAGCTGATGTTTACGACAAACTATATGCCTCTGTAAGCAAACAAATAGCTAATAAATCTGAGCGTTCGGCTTTGATCAAAGAAATCAAAGAAGAGTTTGTAGCCAGCTTGGGTGAAGAGCATGAGTTCGAAGCAAGTCTAATCGGTCCATATTTCAGCAAAATCCATAAGGAAGCTGCCAGAAACTTGACTTTGAATGAGAAGAAGAGATTAGATGGTAGAAAACTTGACGAAGTTAGACCTATATGGTCCGTAGTTGATTACCTGCCATCTGCCCACGGTTCTGCAGTATTTACCAGAGGAGAAACTCAATCTCTTACCACTTGTACCTTGGGTACTAAGATGGACGAAATGATGGTAGATGGGGCGACCATTTCTGGATTTAATAAGTTTTATCTTCATTATAATTTCCCGGGATTTTCAACAGGGGAGGTAAAAATAAACAGAGGACCTGGAAGAAGGGAAGTAGGTCATGGCAACCTTGCTATGAGAGCTTTGAAAAAAGTACTTCCCCCGGCTGATCAGAATCCATATACTATCCGTATCGTTTCTGATATTTTGGAATCAAACGGTTCATCTTCCATGGCTACGGTTTGTGCCGGTTCATTGGCATTGATGGACGCCGGTATTCCAATCAAATCGGCTGTTACGGGCATAGCAATGGGTATGATCTCTGATGCCACTACAGGTAAGTATTCTATTCTTTCTGATATTTTGGGAGACGAAGATCATCTGGGTGATATGGATTTCAAAGTGACCGGTACTGCTAAAGGTATCACTGCCTGTCAGATGGATTTGAAAGTAGAGGGATTGGATTACTCTGTTTTGAAGGAGGCTTTGCTTCAGGCTAAGGATGGAAGACTTCATATTTTGGATGAAATCACCAAAACACTTGCAGCACCTAAGGCAGAATTGAAGCCCCATACCCCAAGATCATTCATCATGATGATTCCAAAGGAATTGATTGGTGCAGTGATCGGACCTGGCGGTAAAGTGATCCAAGAGATCCAGAAGGATACAGGAGCTACCATTGTGATCGAAGAAATAGACAATCAGGGTAAGATCAATATTTTTTCTGCCAATCAGGATAAACTTAATGCAGCACTATCCCGTATCAAATCGATTGTGGCTCAGCCCGAAATAGGAGAGGTTTACACAGGTAAAGTAAAAAACATTCAACCTTTTGGCGCCTTTGTGGAATTTATGCCGGGTAAGGATGGTTTACTTCATATCTCGGAGATCAAGCACGAGCGTGTGGAAACCATGGATGGGGTACTTGAGCCGGGAGAAGAAATACAGGTTAAATTAATCGACGTCGATAAGAAGACCGGTAAATTCAAGCTTTCTAGAAAGGCTTTATTGCCAAAACCTGAAAAACAAGCACCTAGTGCATAA
- the rpsO gene encoding 30S ribosomal protein S15 — protein MYLSSEIKEELFKNHGRLKSATDTGSPESQIALFTHRIKHLTEHLKSNKKDHSSRLGLLKLVGKRRSLLDYLHKKEIERYRSIIAELGIRK, from the coding sequence ATGTATTTATCCTCAGAGATTAAAGAAGAGTTATTTAAGAATCATGGACGGTTAAAATCTGCTACTGACACAGGATCTCCTGAGTCACAGATTGCCCTCTTTACACACAGAATCAAGCATTTGACCGAGCATTTGAAATCAAATAAGAAGGATCACTCCTCAAGACTTGGTTTGCTGAAGCTGGTAGGTAAGAGAAGAAGCCTATTGGATTACCTTCACAAGAAAGAAATCGAGCGATACAGATCAATCATCGCCGAGCTAGGAATCAGAAAATAA
- a CDS encoding LptF/LptG family permease, translating into MKKLDKLILGSFLGPFLLTFIVVDFILLTVNMLKYFDEIFGKGLSFWIYLELIGYFVISISPMALPLAVLLSSLMTFGNLGEHFELTAIKSSGISLLRALRPIGVFVIVLSFAAYLSNNYLVPKVNLKTFSLLYDIRMKSPALDIKAGVFYDGIPGYSIKVNEKVGEFGLKDILIYSHNSGQTGNLDVTLADSGRMEPFFSENYMKLTLYHGINYNEPKMVRGINDKPGEFNRASFDKNEVVFDLNNTFKLNRTAEDAWSTNRSIKNIAQIKLGLDSIGTLVNEQRYQNYQTAESVYPFFTRNRKFKPAADILERKALDDSVRVFKMRKEKALADSLEQLKKLARKDTVDTTSVLTDKLESRILNPGSDSAISGKKAVIASNKVSARDSLFASSANEEKVGVAELGTNAGTVANAVVKKQRTAALTDEERKKIDSLVTNRGYGKNATTMALNNARNLKNTFGVKKSQIDNYQRDYRRFQIAWYQKYTQAIACFVMFLIGAPLGAIIKKGGLGMPVLISIIFFIVYYMITMTGEKWAKEGVVDPLFGTFFSIICLLPFGLFFIKQARKDARLFEPDFYISAWQGIQKYIKVLRPKAN; encoded by the coding sequence ATGAAGAAACTAGATAAACTTATACTTGGGTCTTTTTTAGGCCCATTTTTATTGACTTTTATTGTCGTGGATTTTATCCTGCTGACTGTCAATATGCTGAAATATTTCGATGAGATTTTCGGGAAAGGTCTGAGTTTCTGGATCTACTTGGAGCTGATCGGGTATTTTGTTATCAGTATTTCTCCCATGGCTCTTCCGTTGGCAGTGCTGCTTTCCAGTTTGATGACTTTCGGGAATCTTGGAGAGCACTTCGAACTCACTGCCATAAAAAGCAGCGGCATTTCCTTGCTTCGAGCATTGAGACCGATAGGGGTTTTTGTGATTGTGCTATCTTTTGCCGCATATCTGTCCAATAATTATCTCGTACCGAAAGTAAACCTTAAAACATTCAGTTTGCTCTATGATATACGTATGAAGTCTCCCGCATTGGATATCAAAGCAGGCGTCTTCTACGACGGTATTCCGGGATATAGCATCAAAGTCAATGAAAAAGTAGGAGAGTTTGGACTCAAGGATATTTTGATCTATAGCCATAACTCAGGCCAAACAGGCAACTTGGATGTCACCCTCGCAGACTCGGGGAGAATGGAACCGTTTTTCAGCGAAAATTACATGAAGCTTACCCTCTACCATGGGATAAATTATAATGAACCGAAGATGGTTAGGGGAATCAATGACAAGCCGGGAGAATTCAATAGAGCATCCTTTGATAAAAATGAGGTTGTTTTTGATTTGAATAATACCTTCAAGCTCAATAGAACAGCAGAAGATGCCTGGTCCACCAATAGATCTATCAAAAACATAGCTCAGATTAAGCTGGGCCTTGACTCAATAGGTACTTTGGTCAATGAGCAGCGGTATCAAAATTATCAGACAGCAGAAAGTGTTTATCCCTTTTTCACACGAAATAGAAAATTCAAGCCTGCAGCCGATATTTTGGAACGCAAAGCTTTGGATGACTCAGTTAGGGTATTTAAAATGAGAAAGGAAAAAGCCTTGGCAGATTCCCTCGAACAGCTAAAGAAATTGGCTCGAAAAGATACTGTTGACACCACTTCAGTATTGACCGATAAGCTGGAATCAAGAATTCTCAATCCCGGAAGCGACTCTGCTATTTCCGGTAAAAAAGCAGTCATTGCTTCAAACAAAGTTTCGGCTAGAGATTCGCTTTTTGCCTCATCTGCCAATGAGGAAAAGGTCGGTGTGGCCGAGCTGGGCACCAATGCGGGGACGGTTGCCAATGCAGTTGTGAAAAAGCAGCGTACAGCAGCTCTTACAGATGAAGAGCGCAAGAAAATCGATTCACTGGTCACTAATCGGGGCTATGGTAAAAATGCGACTACTATGGCATTGAATAATGCCCGAAATCTGAAAAATACATTTGGTGTCAAGAAGTCCCAGATTGATAATTATCAGCGGGATTATAGAAGATTTCAGATAGCTTGGTATCAAAAATACACTCAAGCCATTGCTTGTTTTGTGATGTTTTTGATTGGCGCACCACTTGGAGCAATCATCAAAAAAGGAGGGTTGGGAATGCCTGTCTTGATTTCTATTATTTTCTTCATCGTTTACTATATGATTACGATGACAGGTGAGAAGTGGGCAAAAGAGGGGGTGGTTGATCCCTTATTCGGCACTTTCTTCTCCATTATCTGTTTGCTGCCCTTTGGTTTGTTTTTCATCAAGCAGGCTAGAAAGGATGCTAGATTGTTTGAGCCTGATTTTTATATAAGTGCGTGGCAAGGCATTCAGAAGTACATTAAAGTTCTTCGCCCAAAAGCGAATTAA
- a CDS encoding START-like domain-containing protein, giving the protein MVKNKFVADYQINASKKIVFHYLSTASGLEEWFADEVKITEDKNYIFNFDNEDHYARLASQRSNSHVKFEFYDTKNPQEPDHAYIEFKLEENELTQTLFLKVIDYSDGYDDEELVAIWEGLIGRLKDIIGG; this is encoded by the coding sequence ATGGTTAAAAATAAGTTTGTGGCTGATTATCAAATCAATGCCTCCAAAAAAATAGTATTCCATTATTTGAGTACTGCAAGCGGATTAGAAGAGTGGTTTGCCGATGAAGTGAAAATAACTGAGGATAAGAATTACATTTTCAATTTTGACAACGAAGATCACTATGCCCGGCTGGCTTCTCAACGAAGTAATTCCCATGTAAAGTTTGAATTTTACGATACCAAGAACCCGCAGGAACCTGACCACGCCTACATAGAGTTTAAATTGGAAGAAAATGAACTTACACAAACCCTGTTTCTGAAAGTGATAGATTACTCTGACGGCTATGATGATGAGGAGTTGGTTGCGATATGGGAAGGATTGATTGGAAGATTGAAAGATATTATTGGTGGGTAA
- a CDS encoding DUF4998 domain-containing protein — translation MKKYINSNIKCSIISLLAGFLTCSCYNYEWDEFKKYTQEGEIIYPGKLKEMEILSGKGRVLMKAELNADPKISKLKVYWNDYRDSVEFPVEKTSGLNSLEHIFEVDEGVKNFIGFTFDQDGNRSVLVDAVGTSYGEGYRRKLSNRFIESLTFNSDNTVINWGQMDPSLGAEFTELEYSLGDEELKTIITPAGESHTLLEGVTSSTTIRYRTVFRPEVTSIDTFALPFLEELIVVVPQLQNAQVPFVPETRSGRWGTLAGWMTNDAIKIHDGQGGWDEWNGNIFNVESGWGAPAIENGKIYQTLTLEPGNYTFEISDLRDTNLTENDHAYLVAALGSGLPDVEDVQSSLAHVHILEGKDVNELKVTFIVEETSEVSVGFLTTQSGDTPGRYCNIRAFNFYKN, via the coding sequence ATGAAGAAATATATAAATAGTAATATTAAGTGCTCGATTATTAGCTTGCTTGCCGGTTTTTTAACATGTTCTTGTTATAATTATGAATGGGATGAGTTTAAAAAATATACGCAAGAGGGGGAGATTATTTATCCGGGAAAACTGAAAGAAATGGAGATTCTCTCAGGAAAGGGGAGGGTACTCATGAAAGCAGAATTGAATGCAGATCCCAAAATTTCCAAATTGAAAGTTTATTGGAATGATTACCGGGATTCCGTGGAGTTCCCGGTGGAAAAAACATCAGGTTTGAATTCATTAGAGCATATCTTTGAGGTGGACGAAGGCGTGAAAAATTTTATTGGCTTCACGTTCGACCAAGATGGAAACAGGTCTGTTCTTGTGGATGCTGTAGGCACTTCTTATGGCGAGGGCTATCGCAGAAAACTTTCCAATAGGTTTATTGAATCTTTGACTTTTAACTCTGATAATACGGTAATCAATTGGGGACAAATGGATCCTTCCCTTGGTGCAGAATTTACTGAATTGGAATATTCGCTTGGGGATGAAGAACTGAAAACCATCATTACCCCGGCCGGTGAATCGCACACTTTGCTTGAGGGTGTGACCAGTTCCACCACTATTCGTTATAGAACGGTATTTAGACCAGAAGTGACTAGTATAGATACTTTTGCCCTTCCATTCTTGGAGGAACTAATAGTTGTTGTTCCTCAGTTGCAAAATGCACAAGTTCCGTTTGTTCCGGAGACGAGAAGTGGTAGGTGGGGGACATTGGCAGGCTGGATGACCAATGACGCCATTAAGATCCATGACGGACAGGGAGGATGGGATGAGTGGAATGGAAACATATTTAACGTGGAGTCCGGCTGGGGTGCCCCGGCTATTGAAAATGGAAAAATCTACCAGACTTTAACCCTTGAGCCGGGAAATTATACGTTTGAGATTTCAGATCTGCGAGATACCAATTTGACCGAAAACGATCATGCATATTTGGTGGCGGCATTGGGAAGTGGCCTGCCTGATGTGGAGGATGTACAATCGTCATTAGCACATGTCCATATTCTTGAGGGAAAAGACGTAAATGAACTTAAGGTCACGTTTATAGTAGAGGAGACATCTGAGGTAAGTGTTGGGTTTTTGACCACGCAGTCGGGTGATACTCCCGGTAGGTATTGCAATATCAGGGCTTTCAATTTTTACAAAAACTAA